A section of the Marinimicrobium koreense genome encodes:
- the recO gene encoding DNA repair protein RecO produces the protein MRIEFQPAYVLHTRPYRDTSLLLDLLTPDYGRIGAVAKGVRRGKSQRRPLLNPFIPILVSLGGRSSLKTLTAVEADGIGHRLAGLSLYSGFYVNELIVRLLGEQDPNPDLFDDYRWTMNALSTNPADASPEPVLRQFEWRLLDGLGYGISFTEEADTGEPVRADALYRFDPEAGFIPTYSSRDPQETPKLFVGADLLACAQADFSEPQTLMTAKRLSRLMLHPLLGSKPLKSRDLFRPA, from the coding sequence ATGCGCATAGAGTTCCAGCCCGCTTATGTATTGCACACCCGTCCTTACCGGGACACCAGCCTGTTGCTGGATCTGTTGACGCCGGATTATGGCCGGATTGGCGCCGTCGCCAAAGGGGTGCGCCGGGGTAAAAGCCAGCGTCGCCCCTTGCTCAACCCCTTCATTCCCATACTGGTCTCGCTCGGTGGCCGGAGCAGCCTGAAAACCCTCACGGCGGTGGAGGCGGACGGTATCGGCCATCGGCTGGCCGGCCTGTCGCTCTACAGTGGCTTTTACGTCAATGAGCTGATTGTCCGTCTGCTCGGAGAGCAGGATCCCAACCCCGATCTGTTTGACGATTACCGTTGGACGATGAATGCCCTGTCCACCAACCCGGCGGATGCCTCGCCCGAGCCGGTATTGCGTCAGTTCGAGTGGCGCCTGCTGGACGGATTGGGGTATGGGATCAGCTTTACCGAGGAGGCGGACACCGGCGAACCGGTGCGCGCCGACGCTCTCTATCGCTTCGACCCCGAAGCCGGCTTCATTCCCACCTATAGTAGCCGTGATCCGCAGGAAACCCCCAAGCTGTTTGTGGGCGCGGACCTGCTGGCCTGCGCCCAGGCCGACTTTTCCGAGCCCCAGACCTTGATGACCGCCAAGCGCCTCAGCCGACTGATGCTGCACCCGCTGTTGGGGAGTAAGCCATTGAAAAGTCGGGACCTGTTCCGCCCGGCCTGA
- the era gene encoding GTPase Era → MTDSKQRCGYVAIVGRPNVGKSTLLNHMLGQKVSITSRKPQTTRNNVQGIKTEGDTQIVFVDTPGLHRAETKAINRYMNQAATTAIKDVDVVIFLVDRLAWTEEDEMVAQRLENLSCPLILAINKVDKIEQKDTLLPHLQKLSERFPKAEMIPLSALRNTNLDRLEDLIVERLPEGIHLFPEDQLTDKSSRFMAAEMVREKITRQLGDELPYQMAVEIEEFKDDGRILHISAVVLVERDGQKRILIGDRGERIKQIGQQARLDMEKLFDQKVMLKLWVKVKSGWSDDSRALRSLGYDDL, encoded by the coding sequence ATGACAGATTCAAAACAACGTTGCGGCTATGTGGCCATTGTGGGCCGCCCCAATGTGGGCAAATCCACACTGCTCAACCATATGCTCGGCCAGAAGGTCAGCATCACCTCCCGCAAGCCCCAGACGACCCGGAACAATGTTCAGGGCATCAAGACCGAGGGCGATACCCAGATCGTCTTTGTCGATACACCGGGGCTGCATCGGGCGGAAACCAAGGCCATCAACCGCTACATGAACCAGGCGGCAACCACCGCCATCAAGGACGTGGATGTGGTGATTTTTCTGGTGGACCGACTGGCCTGGACCGAGGAAGACGAAATGGTGGCGCAGCGGCTGGAAAACCTTTCCTGTCCGCTGATTCTGGCCATCAACAAGGTCGACAAGATTGAACAGAAAGACACACTGTTGCCGCACCTGCAGAAGCTGAGCGAGCGGTTTCCCAAGGCGGAAATGATCCCGCTGTCCGCGTTGCGCAACACCAACCTGGATCGGCTCGAGGACTTGATTGTCGAGCGGTTGCCGGAGGGGATACACCTGTTTCCGGAAGATCAGCTGACGGACAAAAGCTCGCGCTTCATGGCAGCGGAAATGGTGCGTGAAAAAATCACCCGCCAGCTGGGTGATGAGCTTCCCTATCAGATGGCGGTGGAAATCGAAGAGTTCAAAGACGATGGCCGGATTCTGCACATCTCCGCTGTGGTGCTGGTGGAGCGGGATGGCCAGAAGCGTATTCTGATTGGCGACCGTGGCGAGCGTATCAAGCAGATTGGTCAGCAGGCCCGACTGGATATGGAAAAACTGTTTGATCAGAAGGTGATGCTCAAGCTCTGGGTCAAAGTGAAATCGGGTTGGTCCGATGACAGCCGCGCCCTGCGCAGTCTGGGTTACGACGACCTGTAA
- the rnc gene encoding ribonuclease III — protein sequence MSDLLKQRLQARLGYEFRDPAQLDLALTHRSHGARNNERLEFLGDSILNFIIGEALYQQFPEAREGQLSRLRSQMVKGETLAMLAREFELGECLRLGEGEMKSGGHRRESILADTVEALIGAIYLESGFQVCAERVNAWYQSRLQALSLAQPAKDAKTRLQEFLQAHKLPLPEYDVVEVEGEAHAHQFTIECRVTPIKEAVRAQASSRRVAEKQAAAEMLEKLQKITLKPKRKG from the coding sequence GTGTCCGACCTTCTCAAACAACGCTTGCAGGCCCGCCTGGGTTACGAGTTTCGTGACCCGGCCCAGCTTGACCTGGCACTGACCCATCGCAGTCACGGTGCCCGCAATAACGAGCGCCTGGAATTTCTGGGCGACTCCATCCTCAACTTCATCATCGGTGAGGCGCTTTACCAGCAGTTTCCTGAGGCAAGGGAAGGGCAGTTGAGCCGTTTGCGCTCCCAGATGGTCAAAGGAGAAACCCTGGCCATGTTGGCGCGCGAGTTTGAGCTCGGCGAATGCCTGCGCTTGGGCGAAGGGGAAATGAAAAGTGGTGGCCACCGCCGCGAGTCGATTCTCGCCGATACGGTGGAAGCCCTGATCGGGGCCATCTATCTGGAGTCCGGCTTTCAGGTCTGTGCTGAGCGGGTCAATGCCTGGTACCAGTCCCGCCTTCAGGCACTTTCCCTGGCTCAGCCCGCCAAGGATGCCAAAACCCGCTTGCAGGAATTTCTCCAGGCGCACAAGCTGCCGCTGCCGGAATATGACGTGGTCGAGGTGGAGGGCGAGGCCCATGCGCACCAGTTTACGATCGAGTGCCGGGTGACGCCCATCAAGGAAGCCGTTCGGGCCCAGGCCAGCAGTCGGCGAGTGGCCGAAAAACAGGCGGCGGCGGAAATGCTGGAAAAGTTGCAGAAAATCACCCTCAAACCGAAGCGCAAGGGTTAG
- a CDS encoding DUF4845 domain-containing protein, protein MQFRQSQRGISTLGFVFVVLVAVAVLFTAFKVVPVYAENRYITSALKSLARNNNDLFSMSPSDIRAQLTKFYTVNNVRTEGRRNIDIDKRASKVLITIAYEERIPFIHNIELVFTFNNQLDSSAPERCCKPLESNSGN, encoded by the coding sequence ATGCAATTTCGACAATCTCAACGCGGCATTTCTACCCTTGGGTTCGTATTTGTGGTGCTGGTTGCCGTGGCCGTGCTGTTTACCGCCTTCAAGGTGGTGCCGGTTTACGCCGAGAACCGATACATTACCTCGGCCCTCAAGTCGTTGGCCAGGAATAACAATGACCTGTTCAGCATGAGCCCGTCGGACATTCGCGCCCAGCTCACCAAATTCTATACGGTCAACAATGTCCGTACCGAAGGCCGGCGCAATATTGATATTGATAAGCGCGCCAGTAAGGTGTTGATCACCATCGCCTACGAAGAGCGGATTCCCTTCATCCATAACATTGAGCTGGTATTCACCTTCAATAATCAGCTCGACAGCTCCGCCCCCGAGCGGTGCTGTAAACCCCTAGAAAGCAACAGTGGTAATTAG
- the lepB gene encoding signal peptidase I yields MSSINLPLILTLAVFVTGLVWLYDSLVLAKPRKQKLDAVDKQFERANLADKHQKEAYQQALEAAGKEPVWVEYSKSFFPVLALVFVLRSFIAEPFQIPSGSMEPTLEVGDFIVVNKFTYGIRLPVLNNEVIPVNKPERGEVMVFFPPHQPETYFIKRVIGLPGDTVSYIDHQLTINGEPVEEEVVEVNRSSRYPYRVVQETLGDNTYTVRKHLEPGRYSQYGSWVVPEGHYFMMGDNRDGSHDSRGWNEFNSGNGPDLSFVSEDAIVGKAFAIWMHWDSLFSVPSFERAGAIH; encoded by the coding sequence ATGAGCAGCATTAACTTACCCCTGATTCTGACCCTGGCAGTGTTCGTTACGGGGTTGGTCTGGTTGTATGACTCCCTGGTTCTGGCCAAGCCGCGCAAGCAGAAACTTGACGCGGTGGACAAACAGTTTGAGCGCGCCAACCTGGCGGACAAACACCAGAAAGAGGCTTATCAGCAAGCGCTTGAGGCGGCCGGCAAGGAACCGGTGTGGGTCGAGTACTCCAAGTCCTTCTTCCCGGTGTTGGCGCTGGTATTTGTGTTGCGCTCATTTATCGCTGAGCCGTTTCAGATTCCCTCCGGTTCTATGGAGCCGACCCTGGAAGTGGGGGATTTTATCGTGGTGAACAAGTTCACCTACGGTATCCGGCTGCCGGTGCTGAATAACGAAGTGATTCCGGTCAATAAACCCGAGCGTGGTGAAGTGATGGTGTTTTTCCCACCTCACCAGCCGGAGACTTATTTCATCAAGCGGGTCATCGGGTTGCCTGGTGATACGGTGAGCTACATCGACCATCAACTGACCATCAATGGAGAGCCGGTGGAGGAAGAAGTGGTTGAAGTGAACCGTTCCTCTCGTTACCCCTACCGGGTAGTGCAGGAAACGCTCGGCGATAACACCTATACTGTGCGCAAGCATCTGGAACCCGGCCGCTACAGCCAGTACGGTTCCTGGGTGGTGCCCGAGGGGCACTACTTCATGATGGGCGATAACCGCGATGGCAGTCACGACAGTCGGGGTTGGAACGAATTCAACTCCGGTAATGGCCCGGACCTGAGTTTTGTATCGGAAGATGCCATTGTGGGTAAGGCGTTCGCCATCTGGATGCACTGGGACTCCCTGTTCAGTGTGCCGAGCTTCGAGCGCGCCGGCGCCATCCATTAA
- the lepA gene encoding translation elongation factor 4, which yields MTDLSHIRNFSIIAHIDHGKSTIADRFIQVCGGLTDREMAEQVLDSMDLERERGITIKAQSVTLSYKARDGKTYQLNFIDTPGHVDFSYEVSRSLFACEGALLVVDAGQGVEAQSVANCYTAIEQGLEVIPVLNKMDLPQAEPERVAQEIEDIIGIEATEAMRCSAKSGVGIEDVLEELVRLVPPPEGDVDAPLQALIIDSWFDKYMGVVSLVRVKQGTLKVKDKIITKSIGKSHVVDSVGVFNPKLTKLKELKAGEVGFVIAGIKDILGAPVGDTLTHANTPETPALPGFKKVKPQVYAGMFPVDADDFEDFREALSKLTLNDASLFFEPESSDALGFGFRCGFLGMLHMEIIQERLEREYDLDLITTAPTVVYEVITTKGETLYVSSPSNLPDPGEIEEMREPIVEANILVPQEYLGNVITLCSEKRGMQKDMQYTGTQVTLRYDMPMNEVVMDFFDRLKSASRGFASLDYSFDRFEPANLVRLDVLINGDKVDALALIVHRDHSQSIGRSLVEKMKELIPRQMFDVAIQAAIGGNVIARSTVKALRKNVTAKCYGGDASRKKKLLEKQKAGKKRMKQVGRVEIPQDAFLAVLKVDN from the coding sequence GTGACTGATCTCAGCCATATCCGCAACTTTTCCATCATCGCCCACATTGACCACGGTAAATCCACCATCGCCGACCGCTTCATCCAGGTCTGCGGCGGTCTGACCGATCGGGAGATGGCCGAGCAGGTGCTCGACTCCATGGACCTGGAGCGCGAGCGGGGCATCACCATCAAGGCTCAGAGCGTGACCCTGAGCTATAAAGCCCGTGATGGCAAAACCTACCAGCTCAACTTTATTGACACCCCGGGGCATGTGGACTTTTCCTACGAAGTCTCCCGCTCCCTGTTTGCCTGTGAAGGGGCGCTGCTGGTGGTGGATGCCGGTCAGGGGGTGGAAGCCCAGTCCGTGGCCAACTGCTACACCGCCATCGAGCAGGGGCTGGAAGTGATTCCGGTATTGAACAAGATGGATCTGCCCCAGGCCGAGCCCGAGCGCGTGGCCCAGGAAATTGAAGACATCATCGGGATCGAGGCCACCGAAGCGATGCGCTGCAGCGCCAAGTCCGGCGTGGGCATCGAGGATGTTCTGGAAGAACTGGTGCGGCTGGTACCGCCGCCGGAAGGGGATGTGGACGCCCCGCTGCAGGCGCTGATCATTGACTCCTGGTTCGACAAATACATGGGCGTGGTCTCGCTGGTGCGGGTCAAGCAGGGCACCCTCAAGGTCAAAGACAAAATCATCACCAAGTCCATCGGCAAGTCCCACGTGGTGGACAGCGTCGGCGTGTTCAATCCCAAACTGACCAAGCTCAAGGAACTCAAGGCCGGCGAAGTGGGATTTGTGATTGCCGGTATCAAGGACATTCTGGGCGCGCCGGTGGGGGACACCCTGACCCACGCCAATACGCCGGAAACGCCCGCGTTGCCGGGTTTCAAGAAGGTCAAGCCGCAAGTGTATGCGGGCATGTTCCCGGTCGATGCCGATGACTTTGAGGATTTCCGCGAGGCCCTGTCCAAACTGACGCTGAACGATGCCTCCCTGTTTTTCGAACCGGAAAGCTCCGATGCCCTGGGTTTTGGTTTCCGCTGCGGCTTCCTCGGGATGCTGCACATGGAAATCATCCAGGAGCGACTGGAACGGGAATACGACCTGGACCTGATCACCACCGCGCCGACCGTGGTGTATGAAGTGATCACCACCAAGGGCGAGACGCTGTATGTGTCCAGCCCCTCGAACCTGCCCGATCCGGGCGAGATCGAAGAAATGCGCGAGCCGATTGTCGAGGCCAACATTCTGGTGCCCCAGGAGTATCTCGGCAATGTGATCACCCTGTGCAGTGAAAAACGCGGCATGCAGAAAGACATGCAGTACACCGGCACTCAGGTCACGCTGCGCTACGACATGCCGATGAACGAAGTGGTGATGGATTTCTTCGATCGGCTGAAGTCCGCCAGTCGCGGCTTCGCCTCGCTGGACTACAGCTTCGACCGGTTTGAACCGGCCAACCTGGTGCGCCTGGATGTGCTGATCAACGGTGATAAGGTCGATGCCCTGGCGTTGATCGTGCACCGGGATCACTCCCAGAGCATTGGTCGCTCGCTGGTTGAGAAAATGAAAGAACTGATTCCCCGGCAGATGTTTGATGTCGCCATTCAGGCGGCCATCGGTGGCAATGTGATTGCCCGCTCCACGGTCAAAGCCCTGCGCAAGAACGTGACCGCGAAGTGTTACGGCGGCGACGCCTCGCGCAAGAAAAAGCTGCTGGAAAAGCAGAAAGCCGGTAAAAAGCGGATGAAGCAGGTCGGCCGGGTGGAGATTCCCCAGGACGCCTTCCTCGCCGTACTGAAGGTTGATAACTGA
- a CDS encoding DegQ family serine endoprotease — MPHTKVSRSPLAVYLMSLVCLFALALPAQARDLPDFTELVEAHSPAVVKITTQGRVETGNRIPYQEDIPDMFREFFERRMPQERDVRSMGSGFVISEDGYILTNYHVIENADNIYVRLIDRREYTAEVIGTDARSDLALLKVDADDLPYLRFADSDSVKVGEWVLAIGSPFGLDYSVSSGIISAIGRSIPGPNNDTYVPFIQTDVAINPGNSGGPLFNLDGEVVGINSQIYTRSGGSIGLSFAIPAGLAKEVVAQLKDKGRVERGWLGVVIQGVNRDLAQSFGLRRATGALISNMDPEGPAARSGLEVGDIILKFDGRTIGESGDLPPLVGRTEPGSEVPVVVMRRGDERTIDVEIGLLPDRDGQVADSGPDAAPTGDPLGLMVEALPSDAQETGVLVTRVTRGSAAAGAGLRPGDIITQLGYDSVDSVSRYRALVSDLPKNKPVAVRFLRDGQPAFTTLRIE; from the coding sequence ATGCCCCATACGAAGGTGTCCCGTTCGCCGCTGGCGGTTTATCTGATGAGTCTGGTCTGCCTGTTCGCGCTGGCATTGCCGGCACAGGCGCGCGACCTGCCGGATTTCACCGAGCTGGTGGAAGCGCATTCTCCCGCTGTGGTCAAAATTACGACTCAGGGCCGCGTCGAAACCGGCAACCGGATTCCCTATCAGGAAGACATTCCGGATATGTTCCGGGAGTTTTTTGAACGACGCATGCCCCAGGAGCGGGATGTGCGTTCCATGGGGTCCGGGTTTGTGATCTCTGAAGATGGTTACATCCTGACCAACTATCACGTCATTGAAAACGCTGACAATATCTACGTGCGCCTGATCGACCGGCGAGAGTATACCGCCGAGGTGATCGGTACGGACGCCCGGTCTGATCTCGCCCTGTTGAAGGTGGATGCCGACGATCTGCCGTATCTGCGCTTTGCGGACTCCGATAGTGTCAAGGTCGGGGAATGGGTGCTGGCCATCGGCTCGCCCTTTGGTCTGGATTACTCGGTCAGCTCCGGGATCATCAGTGCCATTGGTCGCAGCATACCCGGCCCGAACAACGATACCTATGTACCGTTCATTCAGACGGACGTGGCGATCAATCCGGGTAACTCCGGCGGTCCGCTGTTCAACCTCGACGGCGAAGTGGTGGGTATCAACTCCCAGATTTACACCCGCTCCGGTGGCTCCATCGGCCTGTCGTTCGCCATTCCGGCGGGGCTGGCCAAAGAAGTGGTGGCTCAGTTGAAAGACAAAGGCCGGGTGGAACGCGGTTGGCTCGGCGTGGTAATCCAGGGCGTGAATCGGGACCTGGCCCAGTCCTTTGGCCTGCGCCGGGCCACCGGGGCCCTGATTTCCAATATGGATCCCGAGGGTCCGGCGGCCCGCTCCGGCCTGGAAGTGGGCGATATCATTCTCAAATTTGACGGTCGCACCATCGGTGAGTCCGGAGATCTGCCCCCGCTGGTGGGGCGTACCGAGCCCGGCTCGGAAGTGCCCGTGGTGGTGATGAGACGGGGCGATGAGCGCACCATTGATGTGGAAATCGGCCTGTTGCCGGACCGGGACGGTCAGGTGGCCGACAGCGGCCCGGATGCCGCCCCCACGGGAGACCCCCTCGGCCTGATGGTGGAGGCGTTACCCTCCGATGCCCAGGAGACCGGGGTGCTGGTGACCCGCGTAACTCGCGGTAGTGCCGCCGCCGGTGCCGGCTTGCGTCCCGGCGATATTATTACGCAGCTGGGCTATGACAGTGTGGACTCGGTGAGCCGCTATCGGGCTCTGGTCAGCGATCTGCCCAAAAACAAGCCGGTGGCCGTACGCTTCCTGCGCGATGGGCAGCCGGCGTTTACCACCCTGCGGATTGAGTAG
- a CDS encoding OmpA family protein, whose amino-acid sequence MMTPSGPRVVPQYRRNVRWAPLWCLLWACALALGARAEQFRGPVANASWQLDASVFECRLVQPIPRFGSAVFTRRAGEAQRFVLQQANRHLASGEAQIRSEHPEWRETAQPETLDAVSVQSGAQPLVVDWQRSQRLAAELRTGRRLIISYAPWDGRAQAAEIVLEPVGFRAGLDGFNDCLSGLLPVNFDQVERNALYFPAGYADLPESELEKLDRIALYASADDRVTHFYVDGHTDGLGLRAENLELSRERAEMVTQYLVERGVPEQKIITRWHGERYPVGSNRDPEGRAENRRVTVRLERRDERLSARTD is encoded by the coding sequence ATGATGACGCCTTCAGGGCCCCGTGTTGTGCCGCAATACCGCAGGAACGTTCGGTGGGCGCCGCTATGGTGTCTGCTGTGGGCTTGCGCGCTGGCCCTTGGGGCGCGAGCCGAGCAGTTTCGCGGGCCGGTTGCCAACGCAAGCTGGCAGTTGGATGCTTCCGTGTTCGAGTGTCGTCTGGTTCAGCCCATTCCCCGGTTTGGCAGCGCGGTATTTACCCGTCGGGCGGGCGAGGCGCAGCGGTTTGTGTTGCAGCAGGCGAACCGGCATCTGGCGAGTGGTGAGGCTCAGATCCGCTCCGAGCACCCCGAGTGGCGCGAGACCGCTCAGCCGGAGACGCTGGATGCCGTCTCGGTGCAGTCCGGCGCCCAACCTCTGGTTGTGGACTGGCAGCGCTCCCAGCGTCTGGCGGCGGAGTTGCGCACCGGTCGGCGCTTGATCATTTCTTATGCCCCCTGGGATGGACGCGCGCAAGCGGCGGAAATTGTGCTCGAGCCGGTGGGGTTTCGCGCGGGTCTGGATGGTTTTAACGACTGCCTGTCCGGATTGTTGCCGGTCAATTTTGACCAGGTGGAGCGCAATGCACTGTATTTTCCGGCCGGTTATGCCGACCTTCCCGAGTCTGAGCTGGAAAAGCTGGATCGCATCGCGTTGTACGCGTCGGCCGATGACCGGGTCACCCATTTCTATGTGGACGGTCATACGGATGGCCTGGGCCTCAGAGCCGAAAATCTCGAGCTGTCCCGGGAACGGGCGGAAATGGTCACCCAGTATCTGGTTGAGCGAGGCGTCCCCGAGCAAAAAATCATCACCCGCTGGCACGGGGAGCGCTATCCGGTTGGTTCGAATCGCGACCCGGAAGGTCGCGCCGAAAACCGGCGGGTGACGGTCCGTCTCGAGCGCCGGGACGAGCGCCTGTCTGCCCGGACAGATTGA
- the pyrC gene encoding dihydroorotase, translated as MTQQLTLTRPDDWHIHLRDGDALPRTVGDAAAQFQRAIVMPNLVPPVTTAEAAVAYRDRILAARPAGSTFEPLMVLYLTDNTTPEDIRAAKAAGVVACKLYPAGATTNSDSGVTNIDGLYPVLETMEKEGLRFLLHGEVTDSDIDIFDRERIFLERTFSRLVADFPALHTVLEHITTADSVDFVRQAGDRVAATITAHHLRYNRNHMLVGGIRPHYYCLPILKRNRHQQALIEAATSGSPKFFLGTDSAPHAKGRKEASCGCAGCYTAYSAIELYAEVFEDAGALDRLEAFASHFGPDFYGLPRNTDTVTLTRTEWQLPQALPMADTEVVPLGAQETLRWKLETPRAEGAA; from the coding sequence ATGACTCAGCAACTGACCCTTACCCGCCCCGATGACTGGCACATCCACTTGCGCGACGGCGATGCCCTGCCGCGAACCGTGGGTGATGCGGCGGCGCAGTTCCAGCGCGCCATTGTCATGCCCAATCTGGTGCCGCCGGTCACCACGGCCGAAGCCGCCGTGGCGTATCGGGATCGCATCCTGGCCGCGCGACCGGCCGGCAGTACCTTCGAGCCCCTGATGGTGCTGTACTTGACCGACAACACCACACCGGAAGACATTCGCGCCGCCAAGGCCGCCGGCGTGGTCGCGTGCAAGCTCTACCCGGCGGGCGCCACCACCAACTCGGATTCCGGCGTGACCAACATCGACGGGCTCTACCCGGTCCTGGAGACCATGGAAAAAGAGGGGCTGCGGTTTCTGTTGCACGGTGAAGTGACCGACTCCGACATCGATATTTTTGATCGTGAGCGGATCTTTCTGGAGCGCACCTTCAGCCGCCTGGTGGCGGACTTTCCGGCGCTGCACACGGTGCTGGAGCACATCACCACCGCCGACTCGGTCGATTTTGTCCGCCAGGCCGGCGATCGCGTCGCCGCCACGATTACCGCCCACCACCTGCGCTACAACCGCAATCACATGTTGGTGGGCGGCATCCGTCCACATTATTACTGCCTGCCGATTCTCAAGCGCAACCGCCACCAACAGGCGCTGATTGAAGCGGCCACCAGCGGCAGTCCCAAATTCTTTCTGGGCACCGACTCGGCACCTCACGCCAAGGGCCGCAAGGAAGCCAGCTGCGGCTGTGCGGGCTGCTACACCGCCTACTCGGCGATTGAGCTCTACGCCGAGGTATTTGAAGACGCTGGAGCGCTGGACAGACTCGAAGCATTTGCCAGCCATTTCGGGCCGGATTTCTACGGTCTGCCCCGGAATACCGACACCGTCACTCTTACCCGAACGGAGTGGCAGCTGCCACAGGCACTGCCCATGGCGGACACCGAGGTAGTCCCTTTGGGCGCTCAGGAAACGCTGCGCTGGAAACTTGAAACTCCTCGGGCAGAGGGGGCGGCGTGA
- the rnt gene encoding ribonuclease T produces MASRFRGYLPVVIDVETGGFNAATDALLEIAAVTLTMDDDGTLRPDETFDFHVDPFEGANIEQSALDFTGIDLESPDRPAEPESMVMPDLMKAIRRAVRAHGCTRAVMVAHNAHFDLGFVNAAVARCNIKRNPFHPFSCFDTATLAGLACGQTVLAKACRVAGIEFSNSAAHSAGYDAEKTAELFCYIVNQWKHLGGWTPPMPGETEDSESV; encoded by the coding sequence ATGGCCAGCCGCTTTCGCGGCTACCTGCCCGTGGTTATTGACGTCGAGACAGGGGGGTTCAACGCCGCCACCGACGCTCTGCTGGAAATTGCCGCCGTCACCCTGACCATGGACGATGACGGCACCCTGCGCCCGGACGAGACCTTCGACTTCCATGTCGACCCCTTTGAAGGCGCGAATATCGAGCAATCGGCCCTGGATTTCACCGGTATCGATCTGGAGAGCCCGGACCGGCCCGCCGAACCGGAATCCATGGTGATGCCGGACCTGATGAAGGCGATACGCCGCGCCGTGCGTGCCCATGGCTGCACTCGGGCGGTGATGGTGGCGCATAACGCCCATTTCGACCTGGGGTTTGTCAACGCCGCCGTGGCGCGCTGCAACATCAAGCGCAACCCCTTCCATCCGTTTTCCTGCTTTGATACCGCGACCCTGGCCGGATTGGCCTGTGGACAGACCGTGCTCGCCAAGGCCTGCCGGGTAGCCGGCATAGAGTTCAGCAACAGCGCAGCGCACAGCGCCGGTTACGACGCCGAAAAGACCGCCGAGCTGTTCTGCTATATCGTCAACCAGTGGAAGCACTTGGGGGGCTGGACCCCGCCCATGCCGGGCGAGACCGAGGATTCTGAATCAGTATAG
- a CDS encoding universal stress protein, with translation MTTPQQKIFVVVDPNDEQHIALERVAVTAKLLDVKPYVYVFVAVDGDAVDTRASNDKLFRDQRWFDAMIKKPLEDAGIEYLIEVSWSSEWQASIMQSAKRFSADLIYLPVHAKVNYTRFTFTESKWELLKGAPCPVVLIRPGAKEARKVILAAVNFQAQRDVQRELNKIILEQARHYAQLYNAELHVVNAYLDSMNYPDRGRLVRETGLEQDRIHVNNGYTSEVVAQVADEINADLVVMGTLGQNGMTTSRRGNTAERLIAGLDDDVMVINHE, from the coding sequence ATGACGACCCCTCAACAGAAAATTTTTGTCGTTGTCGATCCCAACGACGAGCAGCACATCGCCCTGGAGCGCGTGGCGGTAACCGCCAAGCTGCTTGATGTTAAACCCTACGTCTATGTGTTCGTCGCCGTTGACGGTGACGCGGTGGATACCCGGGCCAGTAACGACAAACTGTTCCGCGACCAGCGCTGGTTCGATGCCATGATCAAAAAGCCTCTGGAAGATGCCGGCATTGAGTACCTGATCGAAGTGTCCTGGTCCAGCGAGTGGCAGGCGTCCATCATGCAGTCCGCCAAGCGCTTTAGCGCTGACCTGATTTACCTGCCGGTACACGCCAAGGTGAACTACACCCGCTTCACCTTTACCGAATCCAAATGGGAACTGCTCAAAGGCGCGCCCTGCCCTGTGGTCCTGATCCGTCCGGGTGCCAAAGAAGCCCGCAAGGTCATTCTGGCCGCGGTCAACTTCCAGGCGCAGCGTGATGTACAGCGCGAGCTGAACAAAATCATCCTGGAACAAGCCCGTCATTACGCCCAGCTGTACAATGCCGAGCTGCACGTTGTGAATGCCTACCTGGATTCCATGAATTACCCGGACCGCGGTCGCCTGGTGCGTGAAACCGGTCTGGAGCAGGATCGCATTCACGTGAACAATGGCTATACCTCGGAAGTGGTTGCCCAAGTGGCGGATGAGATCAATGCCGACCTGGTGGTGATGGGTACCCTGGGGCAGAACGGTATGACCACCTCACGTCGCGGTAACACCGCCGAGCGCCTGATTGCGGGGCTGGATGACGATGTGATGGTGATTAACCACGAGTAA